Proteins found in one Ptychodera flava strain L36383 chromosome 16, AS_Pfla_20210202, whole genome shotgun sequence genomic segment:
- the LOC139114491 gene encoding uncharacterized protein isoform X1, whose product MAATEFTIENEVASAESESTRNKAETEDSATEDVAMVEETNRDRKAITFFCHNNDKGWVEETAEKLGQFVCQHGDADFIGGVSIPDNILRLIRECDTIVLVLSPDFLNSQLCKYEAQLTLSEHLFREQKIVIPVLLRGEDIPDFISPWTHLDVDDIEFWEKFMGALTRGDLDEADSCISLQRFYVRREQDQFNGKMVLKVESRGHCCGERYDYDSIFDKFNIKGIQIDNESRGKVKRAMEEVGFNSCICCIKCYTSIYTMEILLMLFFLVLVCVLYFWYTGANLAGEVQNTHFTTFVFIITFIGVILLLLYLMVFFGLYELLSVYLTTAMRASNSVLIDHDVLFGLGTTNYFTGRRELAFFHFRTKSCQAYIENYLREHLKSGQRRKTIWRCFDSNVEEGSDEMEPLTSEDTTIEKLAKRYLSEVAGIYVYQQLRRRLINPSTGQRHSPQGPCLCQLVDELFFNKPHTDRSPDISLFKRQVYSDIFRLTFNDSSWGLFSYQSFSAMM is encoded by the exons atggccgccactgaATTCACTATCGAGAATGAGGTTGCTTCAGCGGAAAGTGAAAGTACCAGGAACAAAG CAGAAACGGAAGATTCGGCTACAGAAGACGTTGCCATGGTGGAAGAGACTAACCGTGATCGTAAAGCTATCACCTTTTTCTGCCACAACAATGACAAGGGCTGGGTGGAAGAAACAGCGGAAAAGCTTGGCCAGTTCGTTTGCCAACACGGCGACGCAGATTTCATAGGCGGAGTATCGATTCCAGACAACATTCTACGCTTGATTCGAGAATGCGACACGATAGTTCTGGTGCTGTCACCAGATTTCCTGAACAGCCAATTATGTAAATACGAGGCACAACTTACCCTGAGTGAACATTTGTTCAGAGAGCAGAAGATAGTGATTCCAGTGTTGCTAAGGGGTGAAGACATTCCGGACTTCATCTCTCCTTGGACTCACCTCGACGTTGACGACATAGAGTTTTGGGAAAAATTTATGGGCGCACTAACACGAG GCGACCTTGACGAGGCAGACAGTTGCATATCATTACAAAGATTTTATGTGAGACGAGAACAAG ATCAGTTCAACGGGAAAATGGTTCTCAAAGTAGAGTCTCGAGGCCACTGCTGTGGAGAGCGGTATGACTATGATTCCATATTCGATAAGTTTAACATCAAGGGAATACAG ATAGACAATGAAAGCAGGGGAAAAGTAAAGAGGGCAATGGAAGAGGTTGGATTCAACAGTTGCATTTGCTGCATCAAGTGCTACACTTCAATATATACAATGGAAATTTTATTGATGCTGTTCTTCCTTGTTTTAGTTTGCGTATTATATTTCTGGTACACTGGTGCCAACCTTGCTGGCGAAGTACAGAACACTCACTTCACGACCTTTGTGTTCATAATTACTTTTATTGGAGTGATACTCTTACTTTTGTATCTTATGGTCTTCTTCGGACTCTATGAACTG CTAAGTGTTTATTTAACGACAGCAATGCGAGCTTCAAATTCCGTACTCATTGATCATGACGTACTATTTGGACTTGGGACAACCAACTACTTTACAGGCCGTAGAGAG CTCGCCTTCTTTCACTTTCGGACAAAAAGCTGTCAG GCATATATCGAAAATTACCTAAGAGAACACTTGAAAAGTGGACAAAGGAGAAAGACG ATCTGGAGATGTTTTGATTCTAATGTTGAAGAGGGATCTGATGAAATGGAACCTTTGACTTCAGAAGACACAACCATTGAA AAACTTGCAAAGAGGTACCTGTCCGAGGTAGCCGGTATCTATGTCTATCAGCAACTTCGAAGACGTCTGATCAATCCGTCGACAGGACAGCGACACTCGCCTCAGGGTCCGTGCTTGTGCCAGCTGGTTGACGAACTCTTCTTCAACAAACCACACACCGACAGAAGTCCCGACATTAGTCTTTTCAAGCGTCAGGTCTACAGCGACATTTTCAGACTGACTTTTAACGACAGTTCGTGGGGGTTGTTTTCGTATCAATCATTTAGCGCAATGATGTGA
- the LOC139114491 gene encoding uncharacterized protein isoform X2 — translation MAATEFTIENEVASAESESTRNKETEDSATEDVAMVEETNRDRKAITFFCHNNDKGWVEETAEKLGQFVCQHGDADFIGGVSIPDNILRLIRECDTIVLVLSPDFLNSQLCKYEAQLTLSEHLFREQKIVIPVLLRGEDIPDFISPWTHLDVDDIEFWEKFMGALTRGDLDEADSCISLQRFYVRREQDQFNGKMVLKVESRGHCCGERYDYDSIFDKFNIKGIQIDNESRGKVKRAMEEVGFNSCICCIKCYTSIYTMEILLMLFFLVLVCVLYFWYTGANLAGEVQNTHFTTFVFIITFIGVILLLLYLMVFFGLYELLSVYLTTAMRASNSVLIDHDVLFGLGTTNYFTGRRELAFFHFRTKSCQAYIENYLREHLKSGQRRKTIWRCFDSNVEEGSDEMEPLTSEDTTIEKLAKRYLSEVAGIYVYQQLRRRLINPSTGQRHSPQGPCLCQLVDELFFNKPHTDRSPDISLFKRQVYSDIFRLTFNDSSWGLFSYQSFSAMM, via the exons atggccgccactgaATTCACTATCGAGAATGAGGTTGCTTCAGCGGAAAGTGAAAGTACCAGGAACAAAG AAACGGAAGATTCGGCTACAGAAGACGTTGCCATGGTGGAAGAGACTAACCGTGATCGTAAAGCTATCACCTTTTTCTGCCACAACAATGACAAGGGCTGGGTGGAAGAAACAGCGGAAAAGCTTGGCCAGTTCGTTTGCCAACACGGCGACGCAGATTTCATAGGCGGAGTATCGATTCCAGACAACATTCTACGCTTGATTCGAGAATGCGACACGATAGTTCTGGTGCTGTCACCAGATTTCCTGAACAGCCAATTATGTAAATACGAGGCACAACTTACCCTGAGTGAACATTTGTTCAGAGAGCAGAAGATAGTGATTCCAGTGTTGCTAAGGGGTGAAGACATTCCGGACTTCATCTCTCCTTGGACTCACCTCGACGTTGACGACATAGAGTTTTGGGAAAAATTTATGGGCGCACTAACACGAG GCGACCTTGACGAGGCAGACAGTTGCATATCATTACAAAGATTTTATGTGAGACGAGAACAAG ATCAGTTCAACGGGAAAATGGTTCTCAAAGTAGAGTCTCGAGGCCACTGCTGTGGAGAGCGGTATGACTATGATTCCATATTCGATAAGTTTAACATCAAGGGAATACAG ATAGACAATGAAAGCAGGGGAAAAGTAAAGAGGGCAATGGAAGAGGTTGGATTCAACAGTTGCATTTGCTGCATCAAGTGCTACACTTCAATATATACAATGGAAATTTTATTGATGCTGTTCTTCCTTGTTTTAGTTTGCGTATTATATTTCTGGTACACTGGTGCCAACCTTGCTGGCGAAGTACAGAACACTCACTTCACGACCTTTGTGTTCATAATTACTTTTATTGGAGTGATACTCTTACTTTTGTATCTTATGGTCTTCTTCGGACTCTATGAACTG CTAAGTGTTTATTTAACGACAGCAATGCGAGCTTCAAATTCCGTACTCATTGATCATGACGTACTATTTGGACTTGGGACAACCAACTACTTTACAGGCCGTAGAGAG CTCGCCTTCTTTCACTTTCGGACAAAAAGCTGTCAG GCATATATCGAAAATTACCTAAGAGAACACTTGAAAAGTGGACAAAGGAGAAAGACG ATCTGGAGATGTTTTGATTCTAATGTTGAAGAGGGATCTGATGAAATGGAACCTTTGACTTCAGAAGACACAACCATTGAA AAACTTGCAAAGAGGTACCTGTCCGAGGTAGCCGGTATCTATGTCTATCAGCAACTTCGAAGACGTCTGATCAATCCGTCGACAGGACAGCGACACTCGCCTCAGGGTCCGTGCTTGTGCCAGCTGGTTGACGAACTCTTCTTCAACAAACCACACACCGACAGAAGTCCCGACATTAGTCTTTTCAAGCGTCAGGTCTACAGCGACATTTTCAGACTGACTTTTAACGACAGTTCGTGGGGGTTGTTTTCGTATCAATCATTTAGCGCAATGATGTGA
- the LOC139113974 gene encoding stimulator of interferon genes protein-like, protein MAATKFTIENEVASAERESTRNKAEDVAIVEETVRDRKAITFFCHNNDKGWVEETTYKLGEQFVCQHGDADFIGGVSIPDNILRLIRECDTIVLVLSPDFLNSQLCKYEAQLTLSEHLFREQKIVIPVLLRGEDIPDFISHLTHLDVGDIGFLEKFMEH, encoded by the exons ATGGCCGCCACTAAATTCACCATCGAGAATGAGGTTGCTTCAGCGGAAAGGGAAAGTACCAGGAACAAAG CAGAAGACGTCGCTATCGTGGAAGAGACTGTCCGTGATCGTAAAGCTATCACCTTTTTCTGCCACAACAATGACAAGGGCTGGGTGGAAGAAACAACGTATAAGCTTGGCGAACAGTTCGTTTGCCAACACGGCGACGCAGATTTCATAGGCGGAGTATCGATTCCAGACAACATTCTACGGTTGATTCGAGAATGCGACACGATAGTTCTGGTGCTGTCACCAGATTTCCTGAACAGCCAATTATGTAAATACGAGGCACAACTTACCCTGAGTGAACATTTGTTCAGAGAGCAGAAGATAGTGATTCCAGTGTTGCTAAGGGGTGAAGACATTCCGGACTTCATCTCTCATTTGACTCACCTCGACGTCGGAGACATAGGTTTCTTGGAGAAATTTATGGAGCACTAA